In Paenibacillus sp. BIC5C1, a genomic segment contains:
- a CDS encoding carbohydrate ABC transporter permease — MSRVVSSKHRSNFIIHLVLIAGAAIMVLPFLWMILTSLKTTTEATQIPITILPAEPSFRGYVYALRQSAFLHYYANTLMAAFMKTLFPVVFSAMAAFAFARIRFPGRGLCFFLIISVMMIPNPVFYTPQYLMMSKLGLVNTTTALWITSLVSPFATFLLRQFFLGISKELEEAAVLDGCNPFQIFRYIMLPLVKSALVAVVIIQLLWSWNELQWPLIINSSPEKLTLSAGLATLVSMFGTDYPVLMAGAFMAVIPMLILFFIFQRRFIEGVAFSASKG; from the coding sequence GTGAGCAGAGTTGTCTCTTCGAAGCATAGAAGCAATTTTATTATACATTTGGTTCTGATCGCTGGCGCAGCCATCATGGTGCTTCCATTTCTCTGGATGATTCTTACGTCTCTCAAGACGACAACGGAGGCGACCCAGATTCCGATTACGATATTACCTGCCGAGCCGAGTTTCCGAGGCTATGTATACGCCCTAAGGCAATCGGCCTTCTTGCATTATTATGCGAATACGCTGATGGCTGCGTTCATGAAGACGTTATTCCCTGTCGTCTTCAGCGCGATGGCGGCCTTTGCATTTGCGCGTATTCGCTTTCCAGGTAGAGGGCTGTGTTTTTTTCTGATCATTTCGGTCATGATGATTCCCAACCCAGTGTTCTATACACCGCAATATTTGATGATGAGCAAACTTGGATTGGTGAATACGACGACCGCACTTTGGATCACTTCGCTCGTCAGCCCATTTGCGACTTTTTTGCTGCGCCAGTTTTTCCTCGGCATCTCCAAAGAATTGGAGGAGGCGGCAGTGCTCGACGGATGCAATCCGTTCCAAATCTTTCGCTATATCATGCTGCCCCTTGTCAAGTCAGCACTGGTTGCAGTCGTCATCATCCAACTGCTCTGGTCATGGAACGAATTACAGTGGCCGCTTATCATCAACAGTTCACCGGAAAAATTAACGCTGTCAGCAGGTCTTGCCACACTTGTCTCCATGTTTGGTACGGATTATCCCGTATTGATGGCTGGTGCGTTCATGGCCGTTATTCCGATGCTCATACTGTTTTTCATTTTCCAACGGCGGTTTATTGAGGGTGTCGCCTTTAGTGCCAGTAAGGGATGA
- a CDS encoding carbohydrate ABC transporter permease, translating into MHSKSRYIWAYMMIAPTLIGTLVFWSWPAVYSIYLSFLKSENFGLVNHWVGWANYERLFMDEEFWQNLRNTILYVVLFVPTTIILSTFFAVLLNAKIKGQSVYRVIYFLPQVTMAAAAAMVWVIIFAQDYGLLNSVLGTHIAWISDKRFAMYALVMVGVWGAIGFNMLLILAGLQGIPRTLYEAAEIDGAVGFRKFRSITLPLLTPTLFFTSIVLVIGATQIFDSIYLIIGKTNVALPAVRSLVYAYYQNSFIYYDQNYGAAIVNILLVINLVLTGIQFMLQKKWVIYD; encoded by the coding sequence ATGCATTCAAAAAGCAGATATATATGGGCTTATATGATGATCGCTCCGACGTTGATCGGAACGCTCGTTTTCTGGAGCTGGCCAGCTGTGTATTCCATCTATCTGAGCTTCCTGAAGTCCGAAAACTTCGGCCTTGTCAACCACTGGGTCGGTTGGGCAAACTACGAGAGATTATTTATGGACGAGGAGTTCTGGCAAAATTTACGTAATACGATACTTTATGTCGTGCTGTTTGTACCTACGACGATTATATTGTCAACGTTCTTCGCCGTACTGCTTAACGCAAAGATTAAGGGACAGTCTGTCTATCGGGTCATTTATTTTCTACCGCAGGTCACGATGGCGGCCGCGGCTGCTATGGTGTGGGTCATTATTTTCGCACAGGATTACGGACTACTGAACTCCGTACTCGGCACCCACATCGCGTGGATATCTGACAAGCGGTTCGCCATGTATGCTCTTGTCATGGTCGGTGTTTGGGGAGCGATTGGTTTTAACATGTTGCTGATCCTAGCTGGGCTTCAAGGAATTCCGCGCACTCTGTATGAGGCGGCTGAGATTGATGGCGCTGTTGGTTTTCGCAAGTTTCGTTCCATCACGCTCCCGCTATTAACACCAACGCTATTTTTTACGTCGATCGTGCTTGTGATCGGTGCCACACAAATTTTTGACAGTATCTATCTGATTATTGGTAAAACGAACGTTGCGCTACCGGCCGTGCGTTCTCTCGTATACGCTTATTACCAAAATTCATTTATCTATTACGATCAGAACTATGGAGCAGCTATCGTCAACATTTTGCTGGTGATCAACCTAGTTTTGACGGGTATTCAGTTCATGCTGCAAAAAAAATGGGTGATTTACGATTGA
- a CDS encoding ABC transporter substrate-binding protein — protein MNIRKKMAAGIASLLLVTLMAGCNSSNDGGGATDSGAQKSVTISYTIWDKNQQPAMEAIADAFTEQHPNIKVKVDAIPWGEYWTKMSAAAPAGMLPDVFWMHGGQFMKYAEGQFLEPITDKVQANEIDLNNYASNLVSIYTKDGQNYGIPKDFDTIGLAYNKELFDQANIPYPDNTWDYAKLSEVAKQLSQPDKGIYGFGAKLDTQAGYWNDMLANGGFILNDDMTKSGYDEMASIEALKARYQMILDKASPTHQQMTDTDSVEMFKSGKLAMIFDGSWDNGNLASSEIIKGKYDWAPLPKGKVKRGNIINGIGNVMSTKGKHKDEAWQFLKFLGSKEAAEITAEMGAAIPAFNNTQDAWVQNNPDLNLQIFIDQAADATPYPSGSKSYPVWFSKEAEIMSQAWGGAIPIEEGAKKVAEMMNQAIEDAK, from the coding sequence ATGAATATAAGAAAAAAAATGGCGGCAGGGATCGCCAGCTTACTGCTTGTCACGTTGATGGCGGGCTGTAATAGTTCTAATGACGGGGGCGGGGCTACCGACAGTGGTGCCCAGAAGAGCGTTACGATCTCTTACACGATCTGGGATAAAAACCAGCAGCCTGCGATGGAGGCGATTGCAGATGCGTTTACTGAGCAGCACCCGAATATCAAGGTGAAAGTTGATGCTATTCCTTGGGGCGAATATTGGACGAAGATGTCCGCCGCAGCGCCAGCGGGAATGCTGCCCGATGTATTTTGGATGCATGGTGGTCAGTTTATGAAGTACGCAGAGGGCCAGTTCCTCGAGCCAATCACGGACAAAGTCCAGGCCAATGAAATCGATCTGAACAACTACGCGTCCAACCTTGTCTCCATCTACACGAAGGACGGGCAAAACTATGGTATTCCAAAGGACTTCGATACCATTGGTCTGGCCTACAACAAGGAGCTGTTTGATCAGGCGAACATTCCTTATCCAGACAATACATGGGATTATGCCAAGCTTTCTGAAGTCGCCAAACAGCTAAGTCAGCCAGACAAGGGCATATACGGTTTTGGCGCAAAGTTGGACACCCAAGCAGGCTACTGGAACGACATGTTAGCGAACGGTGGTTTTATTTTAAATGACGACATGACCAAATCTGGCTACGACGAAATGGCTTCGATTGAGGCACTAAAAGCCCGCTACCAGATGATTCTTGACAAGGCTTCACCGACGCACCAGCAGATGACAGACACGGATTCGGTCGAAATGTTCAAGTCCGGCAAGCTCGCGATGATTTTCGATGGATCTTGGGACAACGGCAATCTGGCGAGTAGTGAAATCATCAAAGGAAAATACGATTGGGCACCCCTGCCGAAGGGGAAGGTCAAGCGCGGCAATATCATTAATGGCATCGGTAACGTCATGTCTACTAAGGGGAAGCACAAGGATGAAGCATGGCAGTTCCTGAAGTTTCTCGGCTCCAAGGAGGCCGCTGAGATCACGGCAGAGATGGGTGCAGCGATTCCGGCGTTCAATAATACGCAAGACGCATGGGTGCAGAACAATCCCGATTTGAACCTGCAGATATTCATTGATCAAGCGGCGGACGCTACTCCGTACCCGAGTGGTTCAAAATCGTACCCAGTCTGGTTCTCGAAAGAGGCAGAAATTATGTCGCAGGCATGGGGCGGCGCGATTCCAATCGAAGAAGGCGCCAAGAAAGTCGCGGAAATGATGAATCAGGCGATTGAGGACGCAAAGTAA
- a CDS encoding glycoside hydrolase family 31 protein encodes MNNISITRLPGEYWWGGVINDGSSMPFGKTTYTRDLRVTDDNQASPLLLSNKGRYIWSEEPFAFHVDENGLSVFDNAGEVVVEEEHRSLQEAYRHAAGTHFPPSKQMPDALVFTAPQYCTWVEMFYNPAQDRIIRYAESILANGLPPGVLIIDDNWMMDYGMWDFDKHRFPNPREMIDTLHGMGFKVMLWMCPYVSADCTMFKELRADDLLLTGVDNAPIIRHWWNGYSAVVDYTKEEGAAWFKRQMDRLITDYGVDGFKLDAGEPFLPGGADTTQPVAWTRPLRLLEDCEAYANLGVGYSLVELRMCWKLGGQGLIQRQRDKTHTWDATGLSGLIPNAIAQGLLGYAFNCPDMIGGGMDGDINSPEFHFDSELFLRYTQCAALFPVMQFSMAPWRVLKGEELTWCLDAVRLRSELGHELLALARQASADGLPILRSLEFEYPECGYELVNDQFLLGQNLLVAPVVVKGLTSRNVVFPEGQWQDEDGNIINGPAELQVDAPLSRLPWYRKIQ; translated from the coding sequence ATGAATAATATCTCAATCACCCGGCTGCCCGGTGAGTACTGGTGGGGCGGTGTGATCAACGATGGCAGCTCCATGCCGTTTGGCAAAACAACATATACGAGGGATTTACGTGTGACGGATGACAATCAGGCCTCGCCTTTGCTGCTCTCCAATAAGGGCAGATATATTTGGAGCGAGGAGCCGTTTGCCTTCCATGTGGACGAGAATGGCCTTTCCGTCTTTGATAACGCTGGTGAAGTCGTCGTGGAAGAGGAACATCGTTCACTGCAGGAAGCATACCGTCATGCTGCCGGCACACACTTCCCTCCTTCCAAGCAAATGCCCGACGCCCTCGTCTTCACAGCCCCGCAGTACTGTACCTGGGTCGAGATGTTCTATAACCCTGCGCAGGACAGAATTATCCGTTATGCAGAATCGATTCTAGCGAATGGACTGCCGCCCGGCGTCCTCATTATCGACGACAATTGGATGATGGATTATGGCATGTGGGACTTTGACAAGCACAGGTTTCCGAATCCCCGGGAGATGATCGATACGCTTCACGGCATGGGGTTCAAGGTGATGCTCTGGATGTGCCCATACGTAAGTGCGGACTGCACCATGTTTAAGGAATTGCGGGCGGATGATCTGCTTCTAACAGGCGTGGACAACGCGCCAATTATCCGACATTGGTGGAATGGTTACAGTGCAGTTGTGGATTATACGAAGGAGGAAGGTGCGGCCTGGTTCAAGCGGCAGATGGATCGTCTAATCACTGATTACGGTGTCGATGGTTTTAAGCTTGACGCCGGCGAGCCGTTCTTGCCGGGCGGAGCGGACACGACCCAGCCCGTTGCATGGACTCGTCCCCTGCGGCTGCTTGAAGATTGCGAAGCTTACGCCAATCTCGGAGTTGGCTATTCGCTCGTTGAGCTGCGGATGTGCTGGAAGCTCGGTGGCCAGGGACTCATCCAGCGCCAGCGGGACAAGACTCATACGTGGGACGCCACTGGGCTCAGCGGACTCATACCCAACGCGATTGCTCAGGGACTGCTTGGCTACGCATTTAACTGCCCCGACATGATCGGCGGCGGTATGGACGGCGATATCAACTCCCCGGAATTTCACTTTGACAGTGAGTTGTTCCTACGGTACACCCAGTGCGCCGCGCTGTTCCCTGTGATGCAGTTTTCCATGGCACCCTGGCGCGTGCTGAAAGGTGAAGAGCTAACCTGGTGCCTTGACGCCGTACGGCTAAGATCCGAGCTTGGCCACGAACTGCTCGCGCTTGCTCGCCAGGCCTCTGCAGATGGCCTACCGATACTGCGCAGCCTGGAGTTCGAATATCCCGAGTGCGGCTACGAGCTCGTAAATGACCAGTTTCTCCTCGGACAGAATCTGCTCGTTGCGCCAGTCGTCGTCAAGGGACTGACATCCAGAAACGTGGTTTTTCCTGAAGGTCAATGGCAGGATGAGGATGGGAATATCATCAACGGGCCAGCCGAACTTCAAGTTGATGCGCCCCTCTCACGTCTGCCTTGGTATCGTAAAATCCAATAG
- a CDS encoding response regulator, whose protein sequence is MYELLIVDDHAHLVDSLERTMPWEALGIGKVHKAFSGEEALEHCKSYPVDIIITDIRMPGISGLELIEHIKKYDKHFKSILLSGYGEWDYAQEAIKQQVDGYLLKPVDQKELADMLHQLTEALRLEWDERGKQEKAMSMLSEHMPLFREKLLIDLLQGRKLPPKLLEEKMAYYRLPFCPSDETAICLLRIESSAEELNWKDKSLLSSAVANIAEETFSELFHVWHGRDAYDHEVFVLKVREESWLAREKEPELNRQRSLEHLAARLQQHVRHFLKSSISIVVSHWQVMVHGLRETYQDSLAILTRHLGGETDLLIRMQDALVPEKPYRVHSLYESPTMIQLFEIYQWEAISAKWDAIFLEVTNKRMDSRETLLELYYHAMGAFSFFAHKNGLSLLEIIPPELDKATEANRFRHMYQLQDWIVLTLERLREMTKSEWNNEQVALILKVQQFITAHLADATLQTAADHVGLHPAYLSALFKSKASENISEYLYKMRMQRAREILIEQPELKVSDVATAIGYHKPQYFIKLFKEHFGLTPQDFRHQSS, encoded by the coding sequence ATGTATGAGCTACTAATCGTTGATGATCATGCTCATCTCGTGGACAGTCTCGAACGCACCATGCCGTGGGAAGCGCTCGGCATTGGCAAGGTTCACAAGGCTTTCTCTGGTGAAGAGGCACTTGAACATTGCAAGAGCTATCCCGTCGATATTATCATCACCGATATTCGAATGCCCGGAATCTCCGGCCTGGAGCTGATCGAGCATATAAAAAAATACGACAAGCACTTCAAAAGTATCCTGTTGTCCGGCTATGGCGAATGGGACTATGCGCAGGAGGCAATCAAACAGCAGGTGGATGGTTACCTGCTCAAACCGGTCGACCAGAAGGAGCTAGCCGACATGCTGCACCAACTCACGGAAGCACTCCGCCTGGAATGGGACGAACGGGGCAAACAGGAGAAGGCAATGAGCATGCTCAGCGAACATATGCCATTGTTTCGAGAAAAGCTGCTTATTGATCTGCTTCAAGGTAGGAAGCTTCCTCCCAAACTGCTCGAAGAAAAAATGGCTTATTATCGGTTGCCATTCTGTCCGAGCGACGAAACTGCAATTTGCCTCCTCCGTATTGAATCTTCTGCAGAGGAGTTGAACTGGAAGGACAAGTCCCTGCTCTCCTCTGCCGTCGCAAATATCGCTGAGGAAACCTTCTCGGAATTGTTCCATGTCTGGCACGGGCGTGATGCATACGACCATGAAGTCTTCGTTCTCAAGGTACGGGAAGAGTCATGGCTAGCGCGAGAGAAAGAACCGGAGCTTAATCGACAGCGGTCCCTCGAACATTTGGCGGCCAGGCTTCAGCAGCACGTCAGACACTTTCTCAAAAGCAGCATTTCAATCGTCGTTAGCCACTGGCAGGTCATGGTTCACGGCCTGCGTGAGACTTACCAGGACTCACTGGCTATACTCACCCGCCATCTTGGCGGTGAGACGGACCTCTTAATCCGCATGCAAGACGCCTTAGTGCCTGAAAAGCCCTACCGCGTCCATAGCCTTTACGAGTCGCCCACGATGATCCAGTTGTTCGAAATTTACCAGTGGGAGGCGATCTCTGCCAAGTGGGACGCCATTTTCCTTGAGGTGACAAACAAACGAATGGATTCACGGGAAACGCTACTTGAGCTCTATTATCACGCGATGGGTGCCTTCAGCTTTTTTGCCCACAAAAACGGACTCAGCCTGCTTGAGATCATCCCTCCAGAGCTGGACAAGGCCACTGAAGCCAACCGTTTCCGCCATATGTACCAGCTTCAGGATTGGATAGTACTCACGCTCGAGCGATTGCGGGAGATGACCAAAAGCGAATGGAACAATGAGCAAGTAGCGCTCATCCTTAAGGTCCAACAGTTCATCACCGCGCATCTCGCGGACGCCACGCTGCAGACGGCAGCGGATCACGTCGGCCTGCATCCCGCGTATTTGTCTGCTCTGTTCAAAAGCAAGGCAAGCGAGAATATTAGCGAATATTTGTACAAAATGCGCATGCAGCGCGCGCGGGAAATCCTTATCGAGCAGCCAGAACTCAAGGTTAGCGACGTTGCGACGGCAATCGGCTACCATAAGCCGCAGTACTTCATCAAATTGTTCAAAGAGCATTTTGGACTGACACCGCAAGACTTCCGTCATCAATCCTCCTGA
- a CDS encoding sensor histidine kinase produces the protein MKLTIFTKIVLVIFLLLVSTLLLYYLTNRSSVRLIKQEIQRVKLNELTFLAGDIDNNLSKVSSFSDFLVLDKDVRLLATPSFLEGDFELNKLKRRVSDKLNLLHALNNWNAEFMVIYDEDSSSFSSTSTSSKLSELYLETHFRPFWQYEQTGDGTYLTYYLAHPYTFRFDPEEVSYVVRAKIDTKNVLAYLDRAKGTNDNSAILLSTAGDVLTSDTEKLPFIHELTSRLDVGKEMSGNRLIKLDGEQYLVNFTALSNFKDWYIADYTPISEVLNPIYANQRLYYFSSVFLLLFSILLALLLYRDVQIPIRKLLWGVRKITSGQYSITLHQESNDEFMYLFERFNEMSKEIKELIERVYMEQIRSKEAKLRQLHSQIQPHFLYNSLAFIKSMTELDEKQAVVDMSISLSRYFRQTIKFENTYTTVRDELELVRLYLTIQSLQMDRFIFTIDVEEQLLDIQVPRLLLQPLAENAILHGIESLRMVGDIRIRGYSNGEYCELIVADNGCGVEPGRLDTLRNAIYYGADANTAWALHNVYERMRAMLGSEANMELSNGDLGGFQVTLRWKVVREQEATEIC, from the coding sequence ATGAAACTAACCATTTTCACAAAAATTGTACTTGTCATCTTTCTACTGCTCGTCTCTACCCTGCTTCTTTACTATCTGACAAATCGCTCCAGCGTGCGGCTCATCAAGCAGGAAATTCAAAGAGTGAAATTGAATGAGCTTACTTTCCTGGCCGGAGACATCGACAACAATCTGTCCAAAGTATCGTCCTTTAGCGATTTTCTCGTACTCGACAAAGATGTGCGACTGCTTGCGACTCCTTCCTTTCTGGAAGGAGATTTTGAGTTAAACAAGTTGAAGCGGCGGGTATCGGACAAGTTGAACCTTTTGCATGCCTTGAACAACTGGAACGCCGAATTTATGGTGATTTACGATGAGGACAGTTCATCTTTCTCCTCAACGTCCACTTCGTCAAAGTTAAGCGAATTGTACCTGGAGACACACTTCCGCCCGTTCTGGCAGTATGAGCAGACGGGCGATGGCACGTATTTGACGTATTATTTGGCGCATCCGTACACCTTCCGCTTTGATCCGGAGGAAGTGTCTTATGTCGTCAGGGCCAAGATCGACACCAAAAATGTACTTGCCTACTTGGACCGTGCCAAGGGAACGAACGACAACAGCGCAATCTTGTTGTCTACGGCCGGGGATGTGCTGACAAGCGACACAGAGAAGCTTCCTTTCATTCATGAATTGACAAGCCGACTTGATGTTGGTAAAGAAATGAGTGGTAACCGGCTAATTAAACTGGATGGGGAGCAATACCTCGTTAATTTCACTGCTCTGAGTAACTTCAAAGATTGGTACATCGCGGACTATACCCCGATCAGTGAGGTACTCAATCCAATCTATGCTAACCAGCGTCTCTACTATTTCTCTAGCGTTTTCCTACTTCTGTTCAGTATCCTGCTCGCCCTGCTGTTATACCGGGACGTGCAGATTCCGATACGTAAACTGCTCTGGGGCGTTAGGAAAATCACATCCGGCCAATATTCCATCACACTCCACCAGGAGAGTAATGACGAATTCATGTATTTGTTTGAGCGCTTCAACGAGATGTCCAAAGAAATCAAAGAATTAATTGAAAGGGTTTACATGGAGCAAATCCGCTCCAAGGAGGCAAAACTGCGGCAGCTTCACTCCCAGATCCAGCCGCACTTCCTGTACAATTCGCTTGCGTTTATCAAGAGTATGACTGAGCTTGACGAGAAGCAAGCCGTCGTTGACATGTCTATAAGCTTAAGCCGTTATTTCCGGCAAACGATCAAGTTCGAGAACACGTACACAACGGTGCGGGACGAGCTTGAGCTCGTCCGGTTATACCTGACGATCCAGAGCCTTCAGATGGACCGCTTTATTTTCACCATTGATGTCGAAGAGCAGCTTCTCGATATACAAGTGCCGCGGTTGCTACTACAACCGCTCGCGGAAAATGCCATTCTGCACGGCATTGAGTCGCTGCGGATGGTTGGGGACATCCGAATTCGCGGCTATTCCAACGGAGAATATTGTGAGCTGATTGTGGCGGATAACGGCTGTGGTGTCGAGCCCGGTCGACTCGACACGCTTCGTAATGCAATCTACTACGGCGCGGACGCCAATACTGCGTGGGCACTTCACAATGTATATGAGCGGATGAGAGCAATGCTCGGCTCGGAGGCCAATATGGAGCTGTCTAATGGAGATCTGGGCGGATTTCAGGTGACGTTGCGCTGGAAAGTGGTCCGTGAACAGGAGGCAACAGAGATATGTTAA
- a CDS encoding extracellular solute-binding protein — protein MLIWKWLKQTGLFGLAIILFLVVMIFSFIFWEDPTAPSQLLEKENTSVGPAPSFIGGKYESPVVLTTVGHLYPDIEFKNGEDLQNNVLSRLFEDKLGIQVNYLWTTTGDEDVYINKLNTLIATGQSLPDIVTFKGGQNMYPLLRSGAFRDVGELFEQYASPKWKAAMAQAPESWDRYMINGKKMAIPILDGKMNSNEVLYIRQDWLDKLGLQAPTTLDEMESVMDAFVHLDPDGNGKDDTYGLSISLKNSFFTWMSDAGFVFGAYGEMPDIWSTDAYGMLSYGSVQPSIRQGLTTLKRWMERGYIPKDAEILDEVQATESWKLGKVGMIVAPLWAAGWPLGNVTTNVPDARFEAYPIPAGPSGLSGTRGTPPEYGAIAINANMANPEIFFNYMNFVYDNFIDPPAGSPYRWGIAEGYDYGYEDGKVTFLESQVPGGFADPQKYLLSLSLPSVPNLLSESIARINSGVSDQTSYDIKNKLLRTPQELKGWQIVESNPSVYKTDAFTGAPTPTMEKIGDVLDELLHDAMLKIVYGQEPLSSFDLVVARWHKLGGDKITEEVNDWYTSLEKINQ, from the coding sequence ATGTTAATCTGGAAATGGTTGAAGCAAACAGGACTGTTTGGTCTCGCGATCATCTTGTTCCTGGTTGTTATGATTTTCTCGTTTATCTTTTGGGAAGATCCAACGGCCCCCTCCCAACTACTGGAGAAAGAAAACACGTCTGTAGGGCCTGCCCCTTCGTTCATCGGTGGAAAATATGAGTCTCCCGTCGTCTTGACGACCGTTGGGCATCTGTACCCGGACATCGAGTTCAAAAACGGTGAGGATCTGCAAAACAATGTACTGAGCCGACTGTTTGAGGACAAGCTTGGCATCCAGGTCAATTACCTCTGGACGACGACTGGTGATGAGGATGTCTACATCAATAAACTGAATACCTTGATTGCGACCGGTCAGTCCCTTCCTGATATCGTTACCTTCAAGGGTGGACAAAATATGTATCCGTTGCTGCGCTCCGGTGCCTTCCGCGACGTAGGAGAGTTGTTCGAGCAGTATGCCTCACCTAAGTGGAAGGCAGCCATGGCGCAGGCACCCGAGTCGTGGGACCGATACATGATCAACGGCAAAAAAATGGCGATACCAATCCTCGACGGCAAGATGAATTCGAACGAGGTATTGTACATTCGTCAGGATTGGCTTGATAAGCTTGGTCTGCAAGCACCCACCACCCTGGACGAGATGGAATCCGTCATGGATGCGTTCGTTCATCTAGACCCGGACGGCAATGGTAAAGACGACACCTATGGACTTAGCATCAGCTTAAAAAATTCGTTTTTCACCTGGATGTCGGATGCGGGCTTCGTGTTTGGGGCTTATGGGGAGATGCCGGATATCTGGAGCACAGACGCATACGGGATGCTGTCTTACGGTTCGGTACAGCCAAGTATTCGGCAAGGTCTAACGACGTTAAAACGCTGGATGGAGCGAGGCTACATACCAAAGGATGCTGAGATTCTCGATGAGGTCCAAGCGACGGAATCATGGAAGCTTGGCAAGGTAGGCATGATTGTGGCGCCGCTATGGGCGGCCGGATGGCCGCTAGGGAACGTAACTACGAACGTACCGGACGCCCGGTTCGAGGCATACCCGATCCCCGCCGGGCCGAGCGGTTTATCCGGTACGCGTGGCACGCCGCCAGAGTATGGCGCAATTGCTATCAACGCAAATATGGCGAATCCTGAGATTTTTTTCAACTATATGAACTTTGTTTATGACAACTTCATAGATCCTCCTGCTGGCTCGCCATATCGCTGGGGTATCGCTGAAGGCTACGACTACGGCTATGAGGATGGCAAGGTGACATTCCTGGAAAGCCAGGTTCCGGGCGGTTTTGCTGACCCCCAGAAGTATCTCTTAAGCCTGTCTCTGCCCTCGGTCCCTAACTTGCTCAGTGAATCGATTGCCCGTATCAACAGCGGCGTATCCGATCAGACCTCATATGACATCAAAAACAAGCTGCTCCGTACACCGCAGGAGCTGAAGGGTTGGCAAATCGTTGAAAGCAATCCCTCCGTCTACAAGACAGATGCCTTCACCGGTGCACCAACGCCTACGATGGAAAAAATCGGTGATGTCCTTGACGAGTTACTGCATGACGCGATGCTCAAAATCGTATACGGGCAGGAGCCGCTGTCAAGCTTCGATCTCGTCGTCGCTAGATGGCACAAGCTAGGTGGTGATAAGATCACTGAAGAGGTGAACGACTGGTACACATCGCTGGAAAAAATCAATCAATAA
- a CDS encoding SDR family NAD(P)-dependent oxidoreductase produces MKYTVITGASSGIGYETALAFAARGKNLILVARRLDKLQELKLAIQNIDATVHVIVQTSDLSDTAQAYTLYNALKEYQIETWINNAGLGEGSFVAEQNLEKVETMLRVNIESLTILSTLYVRDYAEVEGTQLINVASALGYAIAVGSVAYSATKFYVSAFTEGLAKELEIKGAKLKAKVLAPAITETEFVKKSLDTEEFDYNANMSKYHTAKEMAGFMLDLYDNNEVVGIVDLNYNFNLRSPIYPIIGELH; encoded by the coding sequence ATGAAATACACAGTTATTACAGGTGCAAGTTCAGGGATTGGATATGAGACAGCATTGGCGTTTGCTGCACGAGGCAAAAACTTAATTTTGGTCGCAAGAAGATTGGACAAATTACAAGAACTCAAATTAGCAATTCAGAATATTGACGCTACAGTACATGTTATTGTTCAAACTAGTGATCTATCGGATACTGCTCAGGCATACACACTGTATAACGCACTGAAGGAATATCAAATTGAGACTTGGATTAACAATGCGGGGCTTGGTGAAGGTTCTTTTGTAGCAGAACAGAATCTGGAGAAAGTTGAAACGATGCTGCGTGTGAACATTGAATCCCTGACAATCCTTTCCACACTGTATGTGCGTGATTATGCAGAAGTAGAGGGAACTCAGTTAATTAACGTTGCATCCGCACTTGGCTATGCCATTGCTGTTGGAAGTGTTGCGTATTCGGCGACGAAATTCTACGTTAGTGCCTTCACAGAAGGGCTTGCCAAAGAACTTGAAATAAAAGGTGCAAAACTAAAAGCAAAAGTCCTTGCTCCAGCTATAACGGAAACAGAATTTGTGAAGAAATCATTAGATACAGAAGAATTTGATTACAATGCAAATATGTCTAAATACCACACCGCCAAAGAAATGGCAGGATTTATGTTAGATCTGTATGATAACAACGAAGTCGTAGGGATTGTAGACCTGAACTACAATTTCAATCTGAGAAGCCCAATCTATCCAATCATAGGAGAATTGCATTAA